In the Candidatus Poribacteria bacterium genome, CTACCAAAACCTAACAAAAATGTCAATAACTTACACAATGTAAACACTACCTAAATAACCCTAAATGTTTGTCGGAATAGGTTACATTAAAATCGCAAAATATGATACAATCCGTTGCATAGGCGTTCCTGAGTCTTGATCGGACAATTTGCATGAAGACAAGGAGTGAGAAATGACCCCCGAGCAACGTTATCTGTTCGACGTTACAGGCTACTTGCACATCAAGGGAGCCGTCAAGGGTGATACCCTAAAAGCAGCACAGGAGGCTGTGAATCGGTATATTTATACACCGCTTGACGAGCGTCCCGAAGGATTTACGACGCGTCCGCGTGAATTAGAACCCGGCAAGGGCGGGCGATATGAGCATGGATTCGCCTTTGACCGATCGCTTGAGGCGATGACGGTGCATCCGGCTATCTGGCACCTCATCAAGGAGTTCACCTTCAATAAACCGCGCTTTGTCACTGGCACGCTTACGCTTGAACAACACAATCCAGATCGACAACCGATGAGAACGAATCCGGCAGGTTTGCACTGTGCACGTGAAGGACGACACTGGCTTACCCGTTATGAAGTTAAGGGTAGCCAAATCTACTGCAACGATTTTGTAGC is a window encoding:
- a CDS encoding phytanoyl-CoA dioxygenase family protein — translated: MTPEQRYLFDVTGYLHIKGAVKGDTLKAAQEAVNRYIYTPLDERPEGFTTRPRELEPGKGGRYEHGFAFDRSLEAMTVHPAIWHLIKEFTFNKPRFVTGTLTLEQHNPDRQPMRTNPAGLHCAREGRHWLTRYEVKGSQIYCNDFVAFFYLTDVHPGDGGLIVIPGSHKSKFERPEDLLTPGTDGIDPEPDDVFTNITPKAGDFVVISELLTHGVLQWKPKDRDRRFLILRYRPQYDGKVSLPETIINRLTPEVQELVQTASYQHTKEIVKQDIVELSV